The Nyctibius grandis isolate bNycGra1 chromosome 33, bNycGra1.pri, whole genome shotgun sequence nucleotide sequence GCAGTGAGCCAGGGCTCGTGCTCCACGCGCCCCACGCAGGAAGGCTCTGGCTCTTGTACCCACGGGGTGGAAGATGTTGAAGAAGCCTTTGCAGGTGGGCAGGCTGTAGTCCGGGTTGATCCGCTTCACGCCTCGCACCGTGAGAAACATCCCGATGGGAGACCCGAAAGCAAAGAAGATGGTGGGCTTGTAGTTCAGCTGAGGGTAGTTTGCTGAGacctgggagagagggagatgTGGTTTTGCTTCGTGAGACAAACTCCGCCCTGGTGTTACGAGCGCCTCGTTGGTGCCGTTAGAGCACGGCGCCGAGCTCGGGAGTTACCTGTCCTAAGCCAACGTCCCGGTACTGGTGATTCCTCCCACCAGCGGTGCTGTGCGGGTCGTGCTGCGATGGGCACCCGGGCTTGGCTCCGCGCTCCCCGCTGTGCCCGGGACCCGCCGCGCTCTGGTCCTGCAGCAACACCAACGGGAAGCCCCGGTAGCGCGGCTCCCGCAGCAAGCCCACACCACGGCCCGTCCCACCCACCCGGGAGCCAGCGAACTGCCCGGCCTCCCTCGTCCTCCAGAGCCAGGGCAGTCCTGGCAGCACCATTCTCCCCCAGCCAACCCCCCactaacttcaggctctggggagggCTGGTCCTTGTGTGAGAGCGACGGGACGTGCCCTGGCTGGACACGGGACGTGCAGAAGACAAACCTGCGTCTCCGTCTTGGAGCTGATGTAATGAAGAATCTTCATTCTTGGTCCTAAGGGAATCCCCATCTCTTTAAGGTTCTTCTCTGTGCACAAGAACTGGAAAATAAGCGACCCGGGCATGAGTACGGGAGCAGAGCGGTGTGTGGGGTGAGgtgtttctgttctctgtaaTTCCGTTCCTGCTGCGCCCCACGGAGACGTCCCACACGCGAGTGACTCGGCGCCAGGAAGATGTGCAGAGGGTGCGAGGACtggggagaaaagcaaagcaacatgAGAGACAGCAAAACAGGAGAGCTCCTCACCAGTGCTTGCCTGTCCATCTCCTCCTTCTCAAAAACACCGCAGTATTCGgacagctccagctcctgcaggatttcctttatttcctcGACCCCCCTGTTGcttgcagctgtgctggagccCTGTGAACAGAGCCAGCAGGGATCACGCCGTCTGCTCGCTGACTTGCTCCCGTGCGTGTTGGAgcctctcccccttccccaggcagccGCGGGAGCAGGAGGTCGGCGTGACGCTGCCCCGCAGCACCCCACGCTCCGGGCAGCGCGTACCTCTGCGCTGCGCTCGGCCTCCTCGGGAGCAGCTCTCTGGTTCGTCAGGAGATCAAACAAAATGAGCGACCCTAGAAACCAGGCACGGGCAGGCAGAGCATCAGCATCTCCCTGGGGAAAAGCCCCGAGCCGTCTCCCTTCTGGGACCAAAGGCCAgtgccctccctgctcccacggCGCGGGGACACCCGCGGTGACCCCCCTTACCCAGGCTGTGCCCCGCAATGGAGACCCCCCCGCTGAAGAGCGGGTTCCTCTGCAGGAAGAGCTGGTAGAGGCGGTTCATTTCGGAGGCCACCGTGTCCACGATGGTCTGGCAATAGGTGGGGCTGTTGTAGAAGAAAACGTCCAGGATGGTGTCGTTGATGAAGTGACGCAGGCGGTTGATGCTCGGCAGGGTGATCCGCTCCAGGTCGCTAcgggggagaagaggagagggggaatGGCAGTTCGGGGGAGCAGGGAGCCCCACCGCGTTTCTACAGCAAAATGTAAGTTCAGAGAAGGGTTGCCACCATCTCAAAGGACATCATGTTGTAATCCAGGCCCTGGGCTCACGCCGAGACGGAAGGTAGAGCATGGCCTGTGCTCTTACCCTCCAGGCAGGAGTGAGGAGCCCGgccttccttccccagcagcctgacctgccctctcccctgcccGGGGCACTGCAGAGCCGTGCTCGAGTGCAGAAACTGGGCACCCAGTTCCCAGAGGCCTTGagaggaaggggctgcccgGGACGCTTACACGTCCACGCCGGTGGAGTGGAGGGAGCTGTGCCAGTTCACGGGCAGGAACTCGACCCGGCcgatctgctgctgctcctgggctcTCCTGAAGTGCGCCTGCAGCATGCTCAGGGACACGGCCCTGAAGTCGTTCACTGGAAAAGAGCAGGGGCTTACTGAGCTGCAGCCCGCGGCACCAACAGCGCTTCATGAGATAAAAGATCATTACCAGGGGAAATCCCACCGGGGTCTTTAatctgctgctgccaccctAAAACCTTGAATGTTTAACTACAAGACCAGGGGAACGCTCCATGTCCTTACGTGTGTGTTTACTGCATTTCGCTGTCCCCTCTGCAACAAGCCTCCTCTCCACATGGGCAGGGCTTTGATGCAGCAGCCAGGGCAAGAAtttaggaatttaaaaaaaaataaaaatctgttgcaACGATGCATGTGTCAGAAAGGGAATCCCGAGGGAGGAGGTGAACTTGAAATTACTCAGTTCTGAGGGAGAGAGGCTGATTTCCTTATTTCAGATGGTCAGCAATGATCACCTCTCTACAGAACTGAAGGACTCTGAGCAAATAATAATGAACCTGCCAGCCCAGAGTCACTTGGTTTAGGGCCCTGTCACAGCGGGTGCTCAGAGGAGCGTGTAACACCCACGATGCTCCTCGCACGCTCTCCCAGCCTCCCGGCGTCTGCAGCTTGGGGGTTTCCTGAGCCAGAAGCAGCATCCCTGGTTTTGGGCCGCTCCGGAGGGTGCTGGATGGGTGCTGGCTGTTGGAGTTCACCCAGTGAGGTTCACCCGTAGCAAGAGACTGAGCAGGTTACTAATTATTTGGGCAGGTTTAGACAGTTATATGGAAAATCTGGATCCGATTTGGGAAGCTCACTGTtttgagcagcagcaggacacagggGTGAAAAGTGGCTGCCCTTTGTCCCCGCAGAGGAGGGTTTATGGCTCTGCTAAAAGCAGCGCATGGGAAGGGCCCCCGGCCGGGCTCCGCACCTACCGCACTGGACGATGCTCCTGAAGCGGATGTCGCAGGCTGGGCCGATCCCGTGCACCACGAAAACCAGGTGGTCGATCTGCAGCGGCTCTCctgaggaggggagaagagttCAGAGCTCGGGCCCTGCGGGAGACATCGCGGGGAGCTGCCCCGCTGAAACCATGTGCTCTGCGGGAGAGCGGAGCCTCCATCCGCACCTCGGCCGGGGAGAAACAGCCCGAGTTAGTGCCTGGGTTCGTGCCTAAAGGGCAATGGGATTTCTCACATTCCTGAACTGTTTGTCCTGCCAAATTCAGCTGCCCACCCCGGGGTGGATCCGCATCGATGGGACAGTAGAGGGAGGCGAGGCGGCTCGTCCCAGCTTCTGTCACCATCACTTCAGCGGGAGGGGATGGTCCTCGCAGCTCGCACCCACCCGTCCGTGGGGCACATTCAGACAGGAGTGGGCACGACCAGGAGGACTCGGTCCAGCCGCCCTGTGCCCAGCGGGCCCTGCTGAGCCACCCGGCCCCCGCGTAGCTGCACCTCGGGGAGGCACCAGGAGGAGTCACGGCCGGTCTCTACACCCCACACGCCTTCGTTTGCATACGTGCTCTCCCGAAGGCATGGACGCGTGGCAAACGAAGGGGTTAGATGGGAGTAACTGCCTGTCCTCGCCGCAGGGACAAGTCCTGAGACCTgaccaacccaaaccagtctgggatgCACGCTGCGGGCTCTCTGGTTTCTGAAAACCACTCGGTTCCTTCCAGCATGAAACTTTTACATGTGCACTTCATTGAAAGGACCATGGAAGCTTCTGTCAGTCTTGTTGGAGTAAACAGGTTGGAAAACAGCCGCCGTAGCTCTGGGTgggtggaagggaaggagaagcgAGCTCACCATTGGGGATCTCGGCAGCGATGTTCTCTACTCCTCTCTTCACAGTCCGAGGCCGACCTTGCTCCGTGGGAGTGGAGCCCCAGTCGtcggaggcggcggcggggtggTAGTGCACCATGAGCTGGTAAACAAGAGCAGCCTGTCATTAGGCTGTGCCGCACACCGTGGTTAAGCAAAGGAGGAATTGTGCTACAGCAGCTGGTGTGACACGGGGTGGTACCAGACCGTGGTGCTTAACTGTGCTGGGACAAGCCCTTTGCACAGAGAGCAGAAGGTGTGTTGGAAAGGAACACCAAGGTGTGAAGCCGACTCTCTGCAGGCAT carries:
- the DDHD2 gene encoding phospholipase DDHD2 isoform X1 produces the protein MSAGEQPPARPPAAPEPPEPDPTHRYEAVAPHWFYRKVTDTRERWVPFSGQDSARLEEAHGAGRDKEDLVVPTSGGRYDVHLKKRQRVAVYWEEEVSEVRRCTWFYKGDKDNKYIPYSEAFSEELEEAYMVAVTLDEWKKKLESPSREIIILHNPKLMVHYHPAAASDDWGSTPTEQGRPRTVKRGVENIAAEIPNGEPLQIDHLVFVVHGIGPACDIRFRSIVQCVNDFRAVSLSMLQAHFRRAQEQQQIGRVEFLPVNWHSSLHSTGVDVDLERITLPSINRLRHFINDTILDVFFYNSPTYCQTIVDTVASEMNRLYQLFLQRNPLFSGGVSIAGHSLGSLILFDLLTNQRAAPEEAERSAEVRAARSVGCCGAASRRPPAPAAAWGRGRGSNTHGSKSASRRRDPCWLCSQGSSTAASNRGVEEIKEILQELELSEYCGVFEKEEMDRQALFLCTEKNLKEMGIPLGPRMKILHYISSKTETQDQSAAGPGHSGERGAKPGCPSQHDPHSTAGGRNHQYRDVGLGQVSANYPQLNYKPTIFFAFGSPIGMFLTVRGVKRINPDYSLPTCKGFFNIFHPFDPVAYRIEPMIVPELEFEPMLLPHHKGRKRMHLELKEGLTRMSVDLKNNLLGSLRVAWQSFTRAPLLAVEAAGADAEVEAEAGAEKQPDTKPDEAPAAAKEEAPPINVGRLNGGNRIDYVLQEKPIESFNEYLFALQGHLCYWESEDTVLLVLKEIYQTQGITLDQPLPGSQ
- the DDHD2 gene encoding phospholipase DDHD2 isoform X2; the encoded protein is MSAGEQPPARPPAAPEPPEPDPTHRYEAVAPHWFYRKVTDTRERWVPFSGQDSARLEEAHGAGRDKEDLVVPTSGGRYDVHLKKRQRVAVYWEEEVSEVRRCTWFYKGDKDNKYIPYSEAFSEELEEAYMVAVTLDEWKKKLESPSREIIILHNPKLMVHYHPAAASDDWGSTPTEQGRPRTVKRGVENIAAEIPNGEPLQIDHLVFVVHGIGPACDIRFRSIVQCVNDFRAVSLSMLQAHFRRAQEQQQIGRVEFLPVNWHSSLHSTGVDVDLERITLPSINRLRHFINDTILDVFFYNSPTYCQTIVDTVASEMNRLYQLFLQRNPLFSGGVSIAGHSLGSLILFDLLTNQRAAPEEAERSAEGSSTAASNRGVEEIKEILQELELSEYCGVFEKEEMDRQALFLCTEKNLKEMGIPLGPRMKILHYISSKTETQDQSAAGPGHSGERGAKPGCPSQHDPHSTAGGRNHQYRDVGLGQVSANYPQLNYKPTIFFAFGSPIGMFLTVRGVKRINPDYSLPTCKGFFNIFHPFDPVAYRIEPMIVPELEFEPMLLPHHKGRKRMHLELKEGLTRMSVDLKNNLLGSLRVAWQSFTRAPLLAVEAAGADAEVEAEAGAEKQPDTKPDEAPAAAKEEAPPINVGRLNGGNRIDYVLQEKPIESFNEYLFALQGHLCYWESEDTVLLVLKEIYQTQGITLDQPLPGSQ